Genomic window (Sphingomonas japonica):
CGCGTACCGATGACAGGATCAGATTCGCTGGCGTGCCGATCAGGGTCGTCATGCCGCCAAGGATGGTGGCGAAGGCGATCGGCATCAGCGTCGCGGCCGGCGGCAGCTTGGCCTTGCGCGCGATGTCGGTTGCGATCGGCATGGTGATGACCAGTGCGGCGATGTTGTTCATGAACGCCGACAGCAATGCCCCGACCACCAGCAACAGCGACAAACGGACGGTAAACCCGGCGCTTTCGGGTATCGCCACCCGTGCAATCGTCGATGCGACGCCCGACAGCTCGACCGCGCGGCCCACCACCAGCACCGCCGCCACGGTCAGCACCGCGGGATCGGCGAAGCCGACAAACGCCTGGGCCGGGCGCACCAGTCCCAGCACCAGGCAGGCGAACAGCGCGATCAGCGCGACCAGGTCGTGCCGCACCTTTTCCGACACGAACAGGATCAGGGTGATGGCAAGGACGATCGTCGATAAGGCGGCCTCGCTCATCGCCACGCTATGGACCTGACCGGGCACGCTTGCCAACCCGAACGCCCGGGAGCGCTGCTTGGCGGTTGCACAACGATCGGGTTGGCGGGCAAGGACTCGCCATGACGCCGATCTTCAACGTGCATGGGTTCGCTGACCGCCCGGGCGCCGCCGGTGACTGACTTCTGGCTATGGCCGTCGCTGCTCGGCGTGTTGGGGCTGGTGTTCGGCAGCTTCATCGCGGTGCTGGCGATCCGCTGGAACGACGGGCGCTCGGCGCTGCGCGGGCGATCGGAATGCGACGCGTGCGGTGCCGAGCTGCGCGCCGCCGATCTGGTGCCGTTGCTCGGCTTTGCGCTGCGGCGTGGACGCTGCCGGTATTGCCGGGCGTCGATCGCGCGCGTTCACCCCGTGATCGAGGCGCTGGGTTGCTGCATCGGCGTCGTTGCGGGAGTGACCGCGCCGGGCTGGGAAGGCGTCGCCGGGGCGGTGTTCGGCTGGATGCTGCTGGCACTGGCGGCGATCGACGCGCTGGCATTCTGGTTGCCCAATCGCCTGGTCGCGGCGCTGGCGATCGGCGGGCTGGCGAGCGGGCTTGCCGGGCTGGCTCCGGGCATGACGGATCGCCTGATCGGCGGGGTGGCGGGGTTCGCGGCATTGTGGCTGGTGGCGACGCTGTACCGGCGCCTGCGCGGGCGGAGCGGGCTTGGCGGCGGCGACCCAAAATTGTTCGGCGCGATCGGGCTGTGGTTGGGGTGGCGCGCGCTTCCGCTGACGCTGCTGGCGGCGTGCGTCATCGGGCTCGGCGTCGTTCTGGTGCTGCGGCTTCGCGGCAATCGGCTCGGCGGGGGCGATCGGCTGCCGCTGGGGACGTTGCTGGCGGCGGCGGCATTTCCGATCTGGTGCATGCTCGCTATGGTTGCGTGACAGCATAGGAGAGCGCGATGCGTGACATACTCGATCGGCAACGAAGCGCGTTCATGGCCGAATTGCCGGTGTCGCTCGCCACGCGGCGCGATCGGTTGCGGCGGGCGATCGAGATGATCGCCGACAACTCAGGCCGGTTCTGTGCAGCCCTCACCGACGATTTCGGGCATCGCAGCCACGAGCAGTCGATGCTGACCGACATCGCTGCTTCGGTGGCGCCACTGCATCACGCGCTCAAGCATCTCG
Coding sequences:
- a CDS encoding prepilin peptidase, with translation MGSLTARAPPVTDFWLWPSLLGVLGLVFGSFIAVLAIRWNDGRSALRGRSECDACGAELRAADLVPLLGFALRRGRCRYCRASIARVHPVIEALGCCIGVVAGVTAPGWEGVAGAVFGWMLLALAAIDALAFWLPNRLVAALAIGGLASGLAGLAPGMTDRLIGGVAGFAALWLVATLYRRLRGRSGLGGGDPKLFGAIGLWLGWRALPLTLLAACVIGLGVVLVLRLRGNRLGGGDRLPLGTLLAAAAFPIWCMLAMVA